From the Methanobacterium sp. BAmetb5 genome, the window GGTTTTAGCATTGTCTATATTAAACCCAGTGATTAATTTTTCAATTACTGTTGTCTCTAGTGGTGGTATATCTGTTTTCACATTTTTCCTTAACTGGTTCAAAACAGTAGGGGCTTGAAGAATGTTGGAGGGATTTAAAGCTTCATTGATAATAGCGGTTATTGCTTCCCTGTGTCTTTTCATCCGCCCACCCTCGGATTCGGAGTCTTGCCTGAAGCGAACATAGATCAAAGCTTCATCACCGGTTAATTTACTCACCCCAGTTTTACCATGAAGTTCCGGTCTCACTGCGGAGATATGAGGTTCTACATTCATGGTTATCCCACCCAGGCTATCCACCATTTCTTTAAAATCAGTGAAGTCCACCAGCACATAGTAATCAATTCTAACCTTCAAAAAGTTCTCCACAGTTTCTTTAGTGGTATTTATATCTCCATAGGCATATGCACTGTTAATCTTATCCACACCCTTTCCAGCAATCTGCACTTTTGTATCGCGTGGTATGGAAAGAATAGAAACTTCCTTGGTGTTTTTGTCTATGGATAAAATGTTAATGGAATCTGTATACCCCTGGGTCTGGGGTGTCCGGGCATCGGCACCTAAAAACAATATGTTAATTCTTTCACTGGAGGAATTGGTCTGGGGAATAAACAGAAGGTAAGACAAGCTAGCTGCCAAGAGGATTATTCCCATCAATAACAATATTACTACTTTTTTATTCATCTGCATAGCGCCCCTAACTATAATTTTTTAATTGAATTGTCTCCTTTGGTAGTGAAAATAGAGGAAATTAGGTTATTCTCATCCATAAATCTCGTGTTTTGTAAGGATTATTGTCAGGAAGTTTATAAAGAAGGAATTCCATCTTCCTCTCCCCTGATGTTCCCGCAGTGAAATTAAATGGGATTTCCATTTTTTCATTGTTTTGTAAGGTAATGTTATCCTGTTTTAAGATAGTACTGTTTACTTGAATTAGTAAACGATAATTCACAGTGGATCCTTCCCGGTTCACCACAACCATGGTTAGGTTGGTTTTTGTTCCAGAAGTGAGATTGAGAGTATTAGCATTCAGCCCTTTAATGTAAAAATCGGTGGAATTAGTTTTATCATCTCCACTTGGCAGCTGACCCGGTTGAATAATAGTGTAGGCCGCAGTACATAATGTTAGGATAATGCAGATGATCAGGAATACTCTCAGTATCCGTTCCAGTTTTGGAATATGCAGCCTTCTTTCCAGGGGTATTTTTTTCGTTCTGAGGAATGTTATAAGGCAGAATATAAGGCTGAAAACAGCAAGAACGATGAGTATTAGTTCTAAACGTATACTCCAAGCAGTATAATTAAAGGCCAAACCAATAAGGGAAGTCAGGATTAAACTAGCTCCACAACCCAGTGCAAAACGTTCGACCAGTTCCAGATCATAATTTTTAGGGAAGGTAACAGCCAGTAACAGATATCCTGGTATGAAACATACGAACAGGCTGCCGGGAACCATCCAAAGGGGTGTTTTGTTTATGGGGGGAACTATAACCGTAACGATCATCAGTACGCTTAGCAGGATTAAGGTTATCAAATTTTTGGACAAGGCCCCCTTGGAGTAGGTGGGGATGAATTTTTCAGAAGTTTCTTCAGGTTCACCTTTAAAATGATTAATTCTAAGTATATAGGCTGTAATGGAAAGTACTATGGTAATTAACGATAAAATCAAGATTAGATCTCTAAGTTGAAGTCCTAAAGAAGAATATTTAAGTATTACGCTAATTAAAATGGTTAGAAATACACACAGCTCCATGAGCAGTAGTGGTTTTTTAAGAAGCCCTGAGTAATTTTCTTCCGGGTAAAGTACTGATATCAATGAATATCCTGAGGATACAAAGATGACCATAAATACAAGAATATTTACTATAAAGTTATCAATGGGCTGGGTTGATGCAAATATGGTAGTGATAATTGATATTATAAAAAGTAACATTAAATCTTTAGATGATATCCCTTTCATTATGATCCTCCGTTATTCATAGAGTTCTGGCTTTAATAAACCTTTTTAATTTCATTTAAATTTAGAATTTATAATAATTATGCTTTAATATTTCCGGGGAGTTTGATTATGGGAAGGTTGGAGTAATTAATAATGAATGGTACTCTGGTAAATATATTTGAATATGGACTAATCAATGAATATAAGAGGTAATTTATGGCCAAAGATTATATACACTAAAAAAACATACAATAAGATGTGTTATTATGAACAAAGATTATAAATTGATGGGTGGTTTGGTACCAGTCATACTGATTTTATGCATTGGGCTGTATGGAATCCCAGTTTTAGGTTCACAATCTGATTCCCAGGTAAACTCGGTTGCTTATAATGGTACTGATGAATCTAATGCCACTGTTACTAATAATACTGTAGCTAGTGATGACTCAGACGCGGATGATGATTCCACTCAAACTTCCACCCAAGTGACTAGTAGCCGATCATCTAACAGCGGATCAACATCTAACACTAATACTAACACGGGTAACACACAGACTCCTTCAGAACCAACTCCTGAACCAGAGACACCTCCGGAACCAGAACCAGATACATCTCCAGAAATAAATATCGTTTAAACCTACTACTCTTTTTTTTCATTTTTTCAAAATGAATTAAATTGAAATTAAATACCTGCGGGGAAATTGGAGTTGGGGGTTGCGGCCACCATCATCACGCTGATCATAACCACGGTTATCATAATTATCATAGGAACAAAGTAGCGCATACCCAGGTACCGTAAATCTATTTCATCCCTGTACTGAGTTTTTCTTCTTAAATCTGGAATTGAATTACTTCTGTAACTTTTTTGCATGTTATGCCTCCTTTATTAAGGAATGAGGCTCATAACGTATTTAAGGGAAGAGATAGAGAGCATCTGAAAAGTAATCCCCCGGGTCCTGAAGACAGTGGGATGAGATTCATCCCAGTTTCTTTCTAAAAAATAAATGAACTAAAAATGAAGAATAAACTGGTAAATTATCCAGTTCAGGGGATTTTTAGGATCAATAAAAAATTTAAATCATCTCACCCATAGATAAACCCACAGAAAGTAAGAAACACACAACCACAGTTGAATAAATTAATTTGCAGATTGTTTTAACTATTTGGAGGTATTAAATTGCCGGATAGTGGTGAAATAGAACTGAGAGTTGCTGAAGCGCTACAGCAGGATGTAGGCAAGGGAATGGTACGGATAGATCATGAGTTAATGAATAAAATTGGTGCAGCTCCCGGTGACATTGTGGAAATAATTGGTAAACGAACCATCGGTGCCATTGCCGGGAATTCTTATCCTGCTGATGTGGGACTGGAAATAATACGCATGGATGGATTAACCCGTTCCAATGCCGGGACCTCCATTGGCGAGATGATCACCATCCGCAAAACACAACCCCGAATGGCCAGTAAGGTGGTCATTGCCCCGGCAGCCAAGGGCATGCGCATCATGGCCTCGGGAGACATCATCAAACGAAACCTCATGGGCCGAGCAGTAACCAGGGGAGATGTTCTGGCCTTGGTTTCTCCACGCAGAACCAAAGAAACCCTGAGGGAATTCCCTGGTTCTGAAGATATATTCCGGGAATTCTTCGAAGCCACCACACCCTTCTCACTGGGTGAAATAAAGTTCACCGTGGTTTCAACCAGCCCGGCAGGACTAGTCCGTATCAACGACAGCACCGTGGTGGAAGTCCGACCCGAGGCAGTGGAGGTCATGGAGAAAAAGGTCCCGGATGTTACCTATGATGATGTGGGTGGACTTAAAAGGGAAATGTCCAAGGTCCGGGAAATGATCGAACTCCCTCTACGCCATCCGGAAATATTCGACCGTCTGGGAATAGACCCTCCCAAGGGAATACTCCTCCATGGTGCACCCGGTACCGGAAAAACCCTCCTGGCCAAGGCAGTGGCCAGTGAAAGTGGATCCAACTTCGTGGCCATCAACGGGCCGGAAGTCATGAGCAAATTTGTGGGAGAAGCAGAAAAGAAGATCCGTGAAATATTCGAGGAAGCAGCTGAAAATGCCCCCACAGTGATATTCATAGATGAAATTGACGCCATTGCCCCCAAGAGAGAGGAAGTCACCGGTGAAGTTGAAAGAAGAGTGGTGGCCCAAATACTGGCCCTGATGGATGGGTTGAAAGAGAGGGGAAAGGTAATTGTCATTGGAGCCACCAACCGGCCCGATGCCCTGGACCCTGCCCTCCGCAGACCCGGACGATTCGACCGGGAAATAGAACTACGCGTACCCGACCGAGACGGTAGGATTGAAATACTGGAAATACACACTCGTGCTATGCCCCTATCTGATGATGTGGACATCAACGAACTGGCCGAAACCACCCATGGATTTGTAGGAGCGGACCTGGCAGCACTCTGCCGAGAAGCAGCTATGAATGCTTTAAGGAGAGTTTTACCAGATATAGATTTGCAGGAGCAGCGTATTGATCCGGAGATTCTGGAAAAACTTTTCGTTACCAGCAACGATTTTATGGATTCCATGAAATCCATCAACCCCTCTGCACTGAGGGAAGTGTTCATTGAAGTACCCAACGTCCACTGGGAAGATATAGGGGGGCTGGATGAACTCAAGGAAAGCTTAAAGGAAGTGGTGGAATGGCCTCTGAGTAATATCTCTTCTTTCCATCGCATTGGAATACAACCCTCCAAGGGCATCCTCCTCTTCGGACCCCCTGGAACCGGGAAAACATTGCTCACCAAGGCCGTGGCCACAGAATCCAAGGCCAACTTCATCTCAGTTAAGGGGTCAGAAATTCTGAGCAAGTGGTTCGGGGAATCTGAACGGAAAATCGCGGAAATATTCAAAAAAGCCAAACAAGCCTCACCTTGTATTGTGTTCTTTGACGAAATTGATGCTATAGCTCCAATAAGGGGATCTGCTGCCGGTGAACCCCGAGTCACCGAACGTATGGTCAACACCATCCTCTCGGAGATGGATGGCCTGGAGGAACTCCGGGGAGTGGTGGTAATTGGAGCCACCAACCGACCGGACCTCATGGACCCGGCCCTCCTGCGTCCCGGGAGGTTCGATGAAGTGGTACTGGTACCACCCCCGGATGAAAACGCTAGAAAAGAAATATTAAAGGTTCACACCGGCCACATGTCACTGGATGAAGATGTTAAACTTAAAGAACTGGCCAAAAAGACAGAAGGTTATTCCGGGGCAGATATTGAAGTTCTTTGTCGTAAGGCCGGTATGATTGCACTCCATGAAGATATGAATATTCAGAAAGTGTCTTATCGCCATTTCAAAGAGGCCTTGAAGAAAATTAACCCCTCTACCACCCCTAAAACCAAGGAGTACTACCAGCAAATAGCCCAGAAACTGGGCCGGGGACTGGAACCTAAGAAAGTGAGGGAAGAGTTCCCCCGGGAAGTGGCCTGAGAGGGTCATTTTTTTTAAATTTTTTTAAAAGGAGTTAGATCAGTGGATAATCATAAAGAAGAGGATAAAACCCTAGAAAAGTTTGAATTTTTTGATGTAACTGCCGATGTGGGATTCCGGGCCCATGGCCTGGATCTGGCCGAAACCTTCCAGAACTCGGCCCTAGCCATGTTCGAGGTAATGACTGACACCTCCCAGATAAAGCCCACCATCAAAAGAGAAATTATGGTGGAATCCGAGGATAAAAAGGCCCTCCTTTATGACTGGCTCAGTGAATTGCTATTTTTACATGACTATGAGGGACTGGTTTTCTCCAAGTTCTTGGTCAGCATAAACCAGGAGGGACCAGAATCCTTCCGATTACAGGGCGAAGTGTGGGGAGAAGAATTCCACCAGGAAACACACGAGGTGAGGGATGAGGTTAAAGCAGTCACCTTCCATTTAATGGAGATCACTGAAGATGAATCTGGCTGCACTTTACAGGTTATTCTCGACACATAAAGTGCCCCTAACATGATTTAATTCTATTTTATTTAATTCATCGGGGTACGGTTTTCCGCCATGTTTTCACTATTTCAGTCAGCCCCAGATTAATCAAGGCAGATTTCCTGCCGAAAATCGTGAAATTTCCCTTCAGAAGGTCCTTTCGCAGGTTACCGGAGGAGATATCCACACTGGCATTGCCAATTTCACGAGCAAAATGAGCATCGCTTCCAGCAGAACCATGCAAAGAATGCTTTTCGGCATAAATCCTGGCTTTTTCATTGTATGAATCACGCAAACAACGGGAGTTAAAAGTTTCAATACAGTCGGCCAGTTTAGCATCCTCCTTGGCTGGTTGGATTCCACCTCCCCTCAGCTGGTCAAAAGGGTGGGGGAGAACTACCAGTCCGCCCTGTTCTCTTATTTCATCCACAACCTCCACCAATCGATGTGAAACAATTTCTTCCGACAGGAAAAGACCTATAACCTCACCGCGTTCTGTCCCTATCTCCGAACCTACTATGACCTCCAGATCTTCCGGGGCAAATTTTTTAGTTTCCAAACCTCCCCTAATGGTATGGTGATCAGTTACGGCTATCCCGGATAATCCCTGATTTTTCGCGGTTTTAGCAATGATTTCAGGTTCTATTAATCCATCTAATGAGTATTTGGAATGAATGTGCAGATCATATCTCATTTAGACACCTTACTAATCAATTAGGTACACCTTACTAACCATTTGGGTATTTTACTGATCATTTAGATATCTTACTAACTTCGGTCTAAAGATTGGGGGGAGTTCAACACCTTTCTAAGTTCCTGGAGATTCAGGGTAATGAAGGGCTCTGCACTGGGGTCGGCAAGGATTTTAAGCTGTTTCTGGTGTGTTTCCAGATAAACATTCTGGAGTATTCGTTGAAGTTCAAATACAGGCATTTCTAACACTTTTTCCACTTTAACCCTTTCATCTTCGGTTAACTGCTGGTAATGATCCCTTACCTGTTCTTCGAATGATCTAACCACGTTTTTATTCCCCTTTACCACCATCTTCAACACCAGGGGCGGGACACGGGTGAAAACATGCATCAAGCCCATAACATCTTTTTCACTTATTCCTTCATCCATCTCCGATTCCATAGGGCAAATCCCTCCAGTTATATAAGCAACAGTATTATATGAATAAACTATTTTTTTCGGTATTAGGAAATTATTCTGGGTATTAGGAAAGGTAATTCTATATATAGAAAGGTAATTATTTATTTTCAACTAATCCACCTCAACCCGAGGGTCATGCTTTTTAGATTTTTTTAGTAATAGACTCTTGGTATAAAAATTTTATAAAATAGAAATCTTGGTATAATAGATAGAACCAATATCATATCTAACTACCAAGTTTTTATCTTTACCAAAATATTAAATTTTAATCTATCTTTTCAATAGAGGAGTAGGATAGAATAACCTTAATATTAAGCTATTGACTAAAATAGGAGACTGAATTATTATGGTCATGGAAGAAACACTAAAAAAGGTACGCGATTGTGTCTGGGAAGTTCCCGGAGATTATAAAAAGGAAATGAGGGTGCCTGGTCGAATTTATCTTGATGATGAGGCTGTAAAATCCCTGGAACAGGGAGCAGTGGATCAGGTGGCCAACGTAGCCAGCTTACCCGGGATACAAAAATTCTCCATAGGACTCCCCGATATCCACTTTGGCTATGGATTCAGTATAGGTGGAGTGGGGGCATTCAGCAGCCGTACAGGAGTTATAAGTCCTGGAGGTGTTGGTTTTGATATAAACTGTGGAGTAAGACTCCTCCGCACCAATCTCACCCTGGAAGATGTCCAACCCAAGATCAAAGAACTCATCGACGTAATGTTCCGAAACATACCTTCAGGTGTAGGTAGTAAAGGCAAAATACGCCTTAAAGAAGGTGAAATTGATGATGTTCTGGATAACGGGGCCCAATGGGCTGTGGAAAATGGTTACGGCTGGGACAAGGACCTGGAGTATTTGGAAGAAAATGGTTGTATGGATGATGCCGATTCAACCAAGGTCAGTGAAAAAGCCAAAAAAAGGGGTATACCTCAGTTGGGCAGCCTGGGTTCGGGTAACCATTTCCTGGAAGTCCAGAAGGTAGACGAAATATTTGATGAGGATGCAGCCCGGACTTTCGGGCTGGAAAAAGGACAGGTAACCGTCCTGATCCATTCTGGAAGCCGGGGATGTGGACATCAGGTATGCAGTGATTACCTGCGAACCATGGACAAAGCTGCCAAGCGATACAAGATTGACCTCCCAGACCGGCAGTTAGCCTGTGCCCCAGTAGAATCTGAAGAAGCTCAAGATTATTTCGCGGCAATGGCTGCCGCTGCTAACTACGCCTGGACCAACCGACAGATGATCGTGCACTGGGTCCGGGAATCCTTTGAACAAGTCTTCCATCGCGATGCCGAGGACATGGGCCTGGGAATTGTTTACGATGTAGCCCATAACATTGCCAAAAAGGAAATGCACAACATCAAAGGACGGGAAACCCAGCTATATGTCCACCGGAAAGGAGCAACCCGGGCATTTGGACCGGGAAGGAAGGAATTACCGGCAGATTACCAGAAAATTGGTCAGCCAGTGTTCATTCCCGGAACCATGGGAACCTCTTCCTACGTCCTGCATGGTACCCAGACTGCAATGGAAGAAACCTTCGGTTCCACAGCCCACGGTGCCGGACGCCAAATGAGCCGTGCCGGTGCCAAACGCAACTATCGTGGCGAAGATATCCTTAAAATCCTGGAAGGAAGAGGAATCTACGTGAAGGCCAACTCCATGCCGGTGGTGGCAGAAGAAGCACCCGGAGCCTACAAAGACGTGGATCAGGTAGTTCAAACCGCCCACCGGGCTGGTATTTCCAAGTTGGTGGGAAGAATGGTGCCTATTGGAGTGGCCAAGGGATAATTTCTTTTTATACAGGGAGAATAGGGAATGATAGGAATAATTGGTGGTACCGGAGTGTACCAGATAGTTGAACTGGGAGATTTGAAGGAAAAAAAGGTTTTAAACACACCCTTTGGTGAATCTCCCCCGGTATCTATTTTAACCTTTGATGATCAGGAGGTGGCCTTTATCCCCCGACACCGTGAGGGTCATGATAATCCCCCCCACATGATCAATTACCGGGCCAATGTATACGCCCTGAAGATGCTGGGTGTGGACCGCATCATTGCCACCAACGCGGTGGGATCACTTGATGAATCCATCAAGCCCGGTGACTTTCTACTACCTGATGATTTTCTCGATTTCACCAGGAAAAGACCGTTCACCTTTTACGATGATCAGGTGGTACACGTGGATGTTACCCAGCCCTACTGTCCGGAGCTGGCTGAAACCATAAAAAGGGCTGCTCGGAGTGTGGATGGAAAACTGGTCCCCGGGGGAGTCTATGTATGTACTGAGGGACCTCGTTTTGAAACCCCGGCAGAAATCAAGATGTTCCGCCAGATAGGGGGAACAGTGGTGGGTATGACTGGTCTTCCCGAGGTGATACTGGCCCGGGAGCTTGAAATGTGCTACGCATCCATCTGTATGGTATCTAATTATGCGGCATCGGTTTCCCCGGATAAAATCACCATAGATGAAGTATTTGAGATGCTGGAGGAGAAGAAGAAATCACTCACCCAACTCATTTACCACTCCATTGTGAACATCCCTGAGGGGAGAAATTGCCCCTGCCAATGTGCCCTGGAGGGTGCAGAGGTAGATTAATCTAAAAAATAGGTTTTTAATTGATGAAAATCAATTATTCTTATTTTAAAGATGTTAAATTCCAGGATGATTGTTTTCAGGGTTATTCAAATGGAAGGGAAAAGTTTTTTTAGGGGAAATTATAAAACATCCTGATAT encodes:
- a CDS encoding LCP family protein: MNKKVVILLLMGIILLAASLSYLLFIPQTNSSSERINILFLGADARTPQTQGYTDSINILSIDKNTKEVSILSIPRDTKVQIAGKGVDKINSAYAYGDINTTKETVENFLKVRIDYYVLVDFTDFKEMVDSLGGITMNVEPHISAVRPELHGKTGVSKLTGDEALIYVRFRQDSESEGGRMKRHREAITAIINEALNPSNILQAPTVLNQLRKNVKTDIPPLETTVIEKLITGFNIDNAKTGVVTGEYTHINGINYMIPDINKTEKTIIDLGLRN
- a CDS encoding DUF1616 domain-containing protein; translated protein: MKGISSKDLMLLFIISIITTIFASTQPIDNFIVNILVFMVIFVSSGYSLISVLYPEENYSGLLKKPLLLMELCVFLTILISVILKYSSLGLQLRDLILILSLITIVLSITAYILRINHFKGEPEETSEKFIPTYSKGALSKNLITLILLSVLMIVTVIVPPINKTPLWMVPGSLFVCFIPGYLLLAVTFPKNYDLELVERFALGCGASLILTSLIGLAFNYTAWSIRLELILIVLAVFSLIFCLITFLRTKKIPLERRLHIPKLERILRVFLIICIILTLCTAAYTIIQPGQLPSGDDKTNSTDFYIKGLNANTLNLTSGTKTNLTMVVVNREGSTVNYRLLIQVNSTILKQDNITLQNNEKMEIPFNFTAGTSGERKMEFLLYKLPDNNPYKTRDLWMRIT
- a CDS encoding CDC48 family AAA ATPase, with translation MPDSGEIELRVAEALQQDVGKGMVRIDHELMNKIGAAPGDIVEIIGKRTIGAIAGNSYPADVGLEIIRMDGLTRSNAGTSIGEMITIRKTQPRMASKVVIAPAAKGMRIMASGDIIKRNLMGRAVTRGDVLALVSPRRTKETLREFPGSEDIFREFFEATTPFSLGEIKFTVVSTSPAGLVRINDSTVVEVRPEAVEVMEKKVPDVTYDDVGGLKREMSKVREMIELPLRHPEIFDRLGIDPPKGILLHGAPGTGKTLLAKAVASESGSNFVAINGPEVMSKFVGEAEKKIREIFEEAAENAPTVIFIDEIDAIAPKREEVTGEVERRVVAQILALMDGLKERGKVIVIGATNRPDALDPALRRPGRFDREIELRVPDRDGRIEILEIHTRAMPLSDDVDINELAETTHGFVGADLAALCREAAMNALRRVLPDIDLQEQRIDPEILEKLFVTSNDFMDSMKSINPSALREVFIEVPNVHWEDIGGLDELKESLKEVVEWPLSNISSFHRIGIQPSKGILLFGPPGTGKTLLTKAVATESKANFISVKGSEILSKWFGESERKIAEIFKKAKQASPCIVFFDEIDAIAPIRGSAAGEPRVTERMVNTILSEMDGLEELRGVVVIGATNRPDLMDPALLRPGRFDEVVLVPPPDENARKEILKVHTGHMSLDEDVKLKELAKKTEGYSGADIEVLCRKAGMIALHEDMNIQKVSYRHFKEALKKINPSTTPKTKEYYQQIAQKLGRGLEPKKVREEFPREVA
- a CDS encoding archease; amino-acid sequence: MDNHKEEDKTLEKFEFFDVTADVGFRAHGLDLAETFQNSALAMFEVMTDTSQIKPTIKREIMVESEDKKALLYDWLSELLFLHDYEGLVFSKFLVSINQEGPESFRLQGEVWGEEFHQETHEVRDEVKAVTFHLMEITEDESGCTLQVILDT
- a CDS encoding PHP domain-containing protein, translating into MRYDLHIHSKYSLDGLIEPEIIAKTAKNQGLSGIAVTDHHTIRGGLETKKFAPEDLEVIVGSEIGTERGEVIGLFLSEEIVSHRLVEVVDEIREQGGLVVLPHPFDQLRGGGIQPAKEDAKLADCIETFNSRCLRDSYNEKARIYAEKHSLHGSAGSDAHFAREIGNASVDISSGNLRKDLLKGNFTIFGRKSALINLGLTEIVKTWRKTVPR
- a CDS encoding RtcB family protein — translated: MVMEETLKKVRDCVWEVPGDYKKEMRVPGRIYLDDEAVKSLEQGAVDQVANVASLPGIQKFSIGLPDIHFGYGFSIGGVGAFSSRTGVISPGGVGFDINCGVRLLRTNLTLEDVQPKIKELIDVMFRNIPSGVGSKGKIRLKEGEIDDVLDNGAQWAVENGYGWDKDLEYLEENGCMDDADSTKVSEKAKKRGIPQLGSLGSGNHFLEVQKVDEIFDEDAARTFGLEKGQVTVLIHSGSRGCGHQVCSDYLRTMDKAAKRYKIDLPDRQLACAPVESEEAQDYFAAMAAAANYAWTNRQMIVHWVRESFEQVFHRDAEDMGLGIVYDVAHNIAKKEMHNIKGRETQLYVHRKGATRAFGPGRKELPADYQKIGQPVFIPGTMGTSSYVLHGTQTAMEETFGSTAHGAGRQMSRAGAKRNYRGEDILKILEGRGIYVKANSMPVVAEEAPGAYKDVDQVVQTAHRAGISKLVGRMVPIGVAKG
- the mtnP gene encoding S-methyl-5'-thioadenosine phosphorylase gives rise to the protein MIGIIGGTGVYQIVELGDLKEKKVLNTPFGESPPVSILTFDDQEVAFIPRHREGHDNPPHMINYRANVYALKMLGVDRIIATNAVGSLDESIKPGDFLLPDDFLDFTRKRPFTFYDDQVVHVDVTQPYCPELAETIKRAARSVDGKLVPGGVYVCTEGPRFETPAEIKMFRQIGGTVVGMTGLPEVILARELEMCYASICMVSNYAASVSPDKITIDEVFEMLEEKKKSLTQLIYHSIVNIPEGRNCPCQCALEGAEVD